The following DNA comes from Anaerostipes rhamnosivorans.
CTGCGCATCTTCCCTTTATAATACAGGTTCCCGTAAGTATTCAACAGATTATAGTCATCCAGGCCTTTTATCTCTTCCCCATAGGTTTCAACAAATCCCTGGATCTGTTCCATGGACTTGATCATCTGTTTCCGGTAGGACTCCTTACCTTCTTTCAGCCTCTGCATCAAAAATACCGGATTCTTGGAATTCTTTGCCCCTACAGAATTATTACCATGCTGCCTGTAATACATAGTTGGTTCATTGACAAAACCAATCCTTCCGAAAATTTTTGCGATCAGCGCCGCCCAGTAGTCATGCATCAGGATCTTTCCCATAGGCAGCGGCTGCAAAAAATACTTCTGAAGAGCCCGGTTGATCATAGCGGTGCAGCCGGTAACAGAATTTTGTACGATCAGCTGATTTAACGCAATTCTTTTGGGAATGTTGGCATATTGGAAAAAGGACTCAGCGATCATCTCCAGATTTTCGTCCACTACAGACAGGTCCGTATGCACGAGGATCGGTGTTTCCTTTCCGTACCGTTCCTCCAGAGCCTCCATTTTTTTTAATGTCTCATAGATCTTATCTCTTTTCCAAACATCATCCTGATCACAGAACATAAAATATGGACCGTGGGCATTTCTCAGAAGATTGATAAAGTTGTTTTTGGCGCCTCCGGCAGCCGGTTCATTTTTTAAGATCTTCACCTGGTCCGGATAACGTGTCTTAAAGTCCTCCAAGATGCCCAGAGTCCCGTCACAGGATCCGTCATCGCCTGTGACAAGTCTCCAGTTTCCATATGTCTGGGAAGCAATGGATTCTAATTGAGCCTTCAAATAATCCTCTCCATTATAAGTTGCTAATAGAATTGTAACCATAGCCCTGCCCTCCTACTCCTTCAGGAAAAATAAAGAATCATCTCTTTTATCCTTTGCAAATAAATGATAGTACTGAACCATCCAGTACTGTTTTAAATCCTCCGGCAGATCGTCCAAAGTGTCAATTGTGTGCAGCTGCCTATTGGCATCCATATACACATGGGATGTGACGACCGGATACTTTTTGTGCAGTTTTAGCAAGTACTTTTCATATGGTGTCTCATCCAGGTTCAAAGTATTCACAAGGAAGGCTCCCAGATAATTAGGGCTGATATCATTGACTGTCTGTTCTTTAATGTCGTAGTTAGCCCAAATGACAAACGGTACCTTTTGTTTTCTCTGTGCACTGCCATTGTTTACTTTATTATAGAATTCAACATCCAGGCTTGGCTGGTGGTCTCCGAACATGACGATCACTGTGGGTTCTTTTACCTTTTCAAAATAACGGACCAAGTATTCAAAGGCAGAGTCTGATTCTTTCACAAGACTGAGATAACGGTCTGCAATCTCATCGCCTTTTCCGTCGGTGATATGAATCTTTTGGTTAAAATTCGTATATCCTTTGTCATATCCCCCATGATTCTGCACAGTCACATTAAACATATAATAAGGAGTACTGTCCTTTTCTTTTGCCTTCTCATACTCTTCAATCACTTTTTTGTAGTTTTCTTTATCAGAGATAAATCTTCTCAGCATCTCCGGTTCTTTAAAGTCCACATCGGAAAGGAAATCGCTGAATCCTAGCAGCGGATACACAACCTCCCTGTTATAGCCGCTGGCCAGATATGCTGTTCCTTCAAAGTGGTGGTAAGGCTTCCCAGCTCATCCTTTACCTGATACTGGTATGCTACAGATCCCCCCGGAAGAAACGCCATGGAACTGCCCGTCAGAAACTCAAACTCAGAGTTGGCTGTCTGACCTCCAAAGCTTGACATGTACATGTTTCCTTTGATTGTATTTTTCTTCAGGCTGTGATAGAACGGCATATAATCCTGATTGGTCTTAAAATCTCCGAGAACCGACAGATCAGAGAAGGACTCATTCATGACTGCAATGACATTCGGAGTCTGTTTTGTCGTCTTTTTCCCGGATACATTGATATTCCGGTTCTCCTCCTCAGCCTTTTTCACATAAGGCTTCATGATCTGCTCCACTTTTTCCTCCGAGTAGCCTTCCGGCTTTTCTGCCACTAAGAACTTAAGGCTGGCTGTAAAAATCGCCGCATAGCCGTTTCTCTTACAGCTCACAGATGGGTTAAACAGCTTGATCTTGATCCCCCATTCCCTCAGACGCTGGGTATTGCTGAACACACTGATATTCACCAGCAGCATTCCCGCAAATACCGCTGCCGGTATCAATCTCTGTTTCTTTTTCAGCCCTTTTCCTGCCTTCAGCCGGAATAAAACGATCAGAAATCCAAGGATCAGGACTCCATTCCACAGAATCGCCGTGTTGATGCTGTACTCATAACCTGCTGCCACATTGGCAGCTGTCCGGATCGAAGTAAAATCAATTGGCATGAGATCAATTCCCCGGAAAGAAACTACAAAGTAATTAGCCAGCCCCAGCAAAGACACTGTAATGATCGTCAGAAAAGAAGCAATCTTTGTCCGGTTCGTGATCAAAAAGAAAAATGCCAGCAAAAGAATATAGACCAGCAGATTGACGCTGCTCTTAAAAACACCAAGATTCCGTATACTGGTCTGATTAAACCGTTCCAGCAGAACAAACGCCAGCACCGGCGTAACAGCAAACATAGCCCTGCTCAGGTAAAGATTCCATTTTTCATTGAACTTATTTGGGATCCACAGAAGAACCGCCAACATCAAGATTGCTCCCAGGAGCATACAAAACTTGATGATATTAAACCCATAATAATGCATAGTGAGATCCGGTCTCCTGGCTGTGATGTTCTGTTCTTTTGGCATATCGACGGCTTTTAAGCTGAGATTATAGCTCTCACCCTTTTTAAGCTTTTTATTCACATCGTAGACCGTTCCCTGAATCCCTCTGGCATAGATCCCTTTTCTCATCTCAGAGGCTGGAAAATCTTTCTTCCACACACTTTTCCCGGATGAATCTTTGATCTCAGCCTGGACATGTCCCTGAGCCGTGTCCCCTTTCGGGTTCAGATAGGTCATCTCAAAATACTTCAGTTCTCTCTGTGCTGCCGTAAACTCTAGCTTCTTCTCCCAGCCGTCACAAACTACTTCCGTCTCCGGCGAGTCAATCTTGTACGCCTTAAATATATCTCCCTGAAAAATCTTGTACTGGAATGCCGCAAAAATAAAGTATAGTATAATGACAGCCAATCCGATCCATTGGAAGATATGCTTCTTCTTCTCGTTTTTTCTCGTTAACATGCTGTTAAACCTTTCATATAGATAAAAAAGAAGAGTTTCCTCTTCTTTTTTATTGTCCTGTAATCTTTTTCACGATCTTATCTGCCGCTTTTCCATCATCCCTGCAGTTAAATTTCTCGTGATAAGCATCGTATTTGTCTTTCCACTGTACTGGATCATAAGTGAGGATGTCTTCGATCAGCTGGTCCGTATCCCTTGAAATAGGCCCCGGTACTTCATTGACAAAATCAAAATAGAATCCTCTTAAATTATCTTTATAATCCTCCAGATCATAGGCAAAGAAAAACATCGGACGTCTTAAAATACTGTAATCAAACATTACAGAAGAATAGTCCGTGATAAGAAGGTCAGACACCAGATAAAGCCATGCAATATCCTTTGTCTCATCAAACGTGTAGACAAATCCCTTGTATGGGCTCCAGTCAATGGACTCTGAGACGAGATAATGGTATTTTACGATAAATACATACTCATCTCCCAGTGCTTCTCTGGCCTTATCAAAATCCAGCTTTGATGCAAACTTATATTTACCTTTAGAGTGGAACTCATTGTCTCTCCATGTAGGAGCATATAAGATAATCTTCTTATCCAGAGGAAGACCCAGCTTCTGCCTCATTTTCTGAATGGCTTCCGTATTGTCATCGTTGATCAAAATATCATTTCTTGGATATCCGATTTCCAGGATAGGTTTATCTTCAAAAGCAAAACAACTTTTAAATATCTCCGTGGAAAACGGATTCTGTGAGATGAGATAATCCCAAAGAGCCGTGGCCCTGCGAAATTTATTATGGTAGCCTTCGATATTCTGGCTTCCGCCCATATCCATCTTATCCATGTCCAGAGCAAGTTTTTTAAGGGGTGTTCCATGCCATGTCTGAATATACATACAGGAATCTTTTTTCCTCATATACATAGGCTGCCGGCTGTCAAATACCCAGACTCCGGCCCTCATCAGATACCAGAAATATGGAACATAATTATTTCTTATTTTTTTGCAGCGGCCCGGGATCTCGATCGTGGTATCAAACAAGAACCAGACTAGAGTATACTCTTTATCCAGCCCCTGACGCACCATCTCTTCATATATATATCTTGGATTTCCAGAATAATTTCTTCCGTTGCTGCTTTGAAATAGTATAATTTTTTTGCTCGTAGGTATTGCATAGGTAAATTTTTTATACAGCTTTGTTATTATTTTCTTTATTTTTTGTTTCATGGTTCTTATATCCTTATAAATTTGCGCTGATCTCTTTGAGATAAGCGGCAACCTGATCATGTAATTCCGGGCGTTCTAAGGCGAAGTCTATTGTTGCTTTAATAAAACCAAACTTATCACCCACATCATAACGGATACCCTCAAAGTCATATGCATAAACTGCCTGTGTATCGATCAGCCGGCAGATAGCATCTGTCAACTGGATCTCCCCGCCTGCACCGGCTCCCTGGCTTTCCAGCAGTTCAAAAATCTCTGGAGTCAAGACATACCGTCCAAGCACAGCCATACGGCTCGGGGCATCTTTCTGCTTTGGTTTCTCCACCATATTATCAAGCTTTACAGCTCGTCCGTCTGCAGGAACATTTTTATTTGGAGCCACAATTCCATACTTGCTCACTTGATCCTCTGCCACTGTCTGCACACCTACAACTGATGCGTGATGTTTGTTGTACGCTCCTACAAGCTGCCCAAGAGCTGGCTGTCCGCCTTTATTGATCACCACATCATCCCCGAGAAGAACCGCGAATGGTTCATTTCCAATAAATGATTTTGCACACAGTACGGCATGTCCCAGGCCTTTTGGCTCCTTCTGACGCACATAATAAATGTTAGCCAGATTTGAAATATCATTGATCATCTTCACCTGTTCCATTTTCCCTGATTCTGCCAGGCGTTCCTCAAGCTCATATGCCTTATCAAAATGATTTTCCATGCAATGTTTATTTGAGTTTGTAATGATCAAAATTTCCTCTATTCCGCTGGCTACGGCCTCTTCAACAATATATTGAACCGTAGGCACATCGACAATCGGCAACATTTCTTTCGGAATCGCTTTGGTTGCCGGCAAAAACCTTGTTCCCAGTCCTGCTGCAGGTATTACAGCCTTTCTCACCTTTTGTGTGTTCATACAAAACCTCCTGTGCACCTTTTCATTTACTCAGTATCTTCTGCTTTGCTTTTTCCCCCTAAACCTAAATCTTGTTTAATTTTCGTGGTAGAGATTCCCTCAGTTCTCGGAAGATATACAACATCACAGTACTCCTTTAAGAAATCAAATTTACCTTCCCAGTCGTTTCCCATGACAAAAGTATCCACATGATATTCCTGGACATCAGATACTTTCTGCTCCCAATTGTTTTCCGGAATCACAAGATCCACATAACGGATCGCTTCCAGAAGTTTCTTCCTTTCTTCATAGCTAAAATAGCATTTTTTCTGTTTTTCATCCCAGTTGAACTCATCGGTAGAAAGAACTACTATTAAATAGTCTCCTAATTCTTTTGCTCTTCTTAATAAGTTAATATGCCCCGCATGCAGCAAATCATAAGTCCCATAAGTTATAACCTTTTTCATTGTGTACCTCCATGTGTTTTACTTTGTTTTCTCATCATATATTGCACTTACTTCATCTATGCCGCCTTCCGCAATGATCCTTCCCTGTTCCAAAAGAATTGCTTTGTTGCACAGCCGCTGTACCTGT
Coding sequences within:
- the tagD gene encoding glycerol-3-phosphate cytidylyltransferase, whose product is MKKVITYGTYDLLHAGHINLLRRAKELGDYLIVVLSTDEFNWDEKQKKCYFSYEERKKLLEAIRYVDLVIPENNWEQKVSDVQEYHVDTFVMGNDWEGKFDFLKEYCDVVYLPRTEGISTTKIKQDLGLGGKSKAEDTE
- the galU gene encoding UTP--glucose-1-phosphate uridylyltransferase GalU, with amino-acid sequence MNTQKVRKAVIPAAGLGTRFLPATKAIPKEMLPIVDVPTVQYIVEEAVASGIEEILIITNSNKHCMENHFDKAYELEERLAESGKMEQVKMINDISNLANIYYVRQKEPKGLGHAVLCAKSFIGNEPFAVLLGDDVVINKGGQPALGQLVGAYNKHHASVVGVQTVAEDQVSKYGIVAPNKNVPADGRAVKLDNMVEKPKQKDAPSRMAVLGRYVLTPEIFELLESQGAGAGGEIQLTDAICRLIDTQAVYAYDFEGIRYDVGDKFGFIKATIDFALERPELHDQVAAYLKEISANL
- a CDS encoding glycosyltransferase family 2 protein yields the protein MVTILLATYNGEDYLKAQLESIASQTYGNWRLVTGDDGSCDGTLGILEDFKTRYPDQVKILKNEPAAGGAKNNFINLLRNAHGPYFMFCDQDDVWKRDKIYETLKKMEALEERYGKETPILVHTDLSVVDENLEMIAESFFQYANIPKRIALNQLIVQNSVTGCTAMINRALQKYFLQPLPMGKILMHDYWAALIAKIFGRIGFVNEPTMYYRQHGNNSVGAKNSKNPVFLMQRLKEGKESYRKQMIKSMEQIQGFVETYGEEIKGLDDYNLLNTYGNLYYKGKMRRLFFYKNHQVLKEGNIRKLMQWLWG
- a CDS encoding LTA synthase family protein, encoding MYPLLGFSDFLSDVDFKEPEMLRRFISDKENYKKVIEEYEKAKEKDSTPYYMFNVTVQNHGGYDKGYTNFNQKIHITDGKGDEIADRYLSLVKESDSAFEYLVRYFEKVKEPTVIVMFGDHQPSLDVEFYNKVNNGSAQRKQKVPFVIWANYDIKEQTVNDISPNYLGAFLVNTLNLDETPYEKYLLKLHKKYPVVTSHVYMDANRQLHTIDTLDDLPEDLKQYWMVQYYHLFAKDKRDDSLFFLKE
- a CDS encoding LTA synthase family protein, with amino-acid sequence MLTRKNEKKKHIFQWIGLAVIILYFIFAAFQYKIFQGDIFKAYKIDSPETEVVCDGWEKKLEFTAAQRELKYFEMTYLNPKGDTAQGHVQAEIKDSSGKSVWKKDFPASEMRKGIYARGIQGTVYDVNKKLKKGESYNLSLKAVDMPKEQNITARRPDLTMHYYGFNIIKFCMLLGAILMLAVLLWIPNKFNEKWNLYLSRAMFAVTPVLAFVLLERFNQTSIRNLGVFKSSVNLLVYILLLAFFFLITNRTKIASFLTIITVSLLGLANYFVVSFRGIDLMPIDFTSIRTAANVAAGYEYSINTAILWNGVLILGFLIVLFRLKAGKGLKKKQRLIPAAVFAGMLLVNISVFSNTQRLREWGIKIKLFNPSVSCKRNGYAAIFTASLKFLVAEKPEGYSEEKVEQIMKPYVKKAEEENRNINVSGKKTTKQTPNVIAVMNESFSDLSVLGDFKTNQDYMPFYHSLKKNTIKGNMYMSSFGGQTANSEFEFLTGSSMAFLPGGSVAYQYQVKDELGSLTTTLKEQHIWPAAITGRLCIRC
- a CDS encoding CDP-glycerol glycerophosphotransferase family protein; amino-acid sequence: MKQKIKKIITKLYKKFTYAIPTSKKIILFQSSNGRNYSGNPRYIYEEMVRQGLDKEYTLVWFLFDTTIEIPGRCKKIRNNYVPYFWYLMRAGVWVFDSRQPMYMRKKDSCMYIQTWHGTPLKKLALDMDKMDMGGSQNIEGYHNKFRRATALWDYLISQNPFSTEIFKSCFAFEDKPILEIGYPRNDILINDDNTEAIQKMRQKLGLPLDKKIILYAPTWRDNEFHSKGKYKFASKLDFDKAREALGDEYVFIVKYHYLVSESIDWSPYKGFVYTFDETKDIAWLYLVSDLLITDYSSVMFDYSILRRPMFFFAYDLEDYKDNLRGFYFDFVNEVPGPISRDTDQLIEDILTYDPVQWKDKYDAYHEKFNCRDDGKAADKIVKKITGQ